In the genome of Segnochrobactrum spirostomi, the window TAATAGCCGATCTCGCCGCAGCCGTGGGCGTGGGGCGCCACCGTGGCACCGAGCTGGCGTGCCAGCATCTGGGCGCCGAGGCAGACGCCGAGGAACGGCACCTTCTCCTTCAGCGGCACCGCGATCCAATCGATCTCCCGCCGGATGAAGTCGTCCGGGTCGTTGGCGCTCATCGGGCCGCCGAAGATGACGGCGCCGGCATAGCCGTCGAGCGAGGCGGGGAGGGGATCGCCGAGCGCGGGGCGGCGGATGTCGAGGCGAAAGCCGCGCGCCATCAGACCGAGGCCGATGCGGCCCGGGCTCGAACGCTCCTGATGCAGAACGATCAGGATGCGGTCCCGCGGCGCGCGCGGACCTTCCGGGAAAGACTGAGTCAAGAACACCGTGGCGGAATCCGGCTGGTGGAATCCTGGGAGCACCGAGTCGATGCTATGAGGATAGGACCGGATTGTGGCAGCGCAACCCCGCCACGGGGAATTGCGCGCGATCAGTGCCCTTCGCCGTCCGCCCCGCCGTGGTCTTCGCCCTCGTGGCGGTGGGCGACCTGCTTGCGCAGGGTGACGCGGTCGCGCGTCGAGACGCCGAGGAGTTCCGCGACGCGCCACACCGTGTTCTCCTCGAACTCGGTCGCGACGCCGTCGGCGAAGACGGCCTCCCACATCATCTCGACCACGTGGCGGCGGCCCTCGTCGTCGAGCGCGCGCTTGAGGACGGAGGTGAAGCCGTAGAGATCGACGGCCTCGTCGTCGGCGCGCTTCGCCTGCTCGACGAGCCGGTCGGTCTCCTCTTCGGTGAGGCCGTATTGCTTGGAGAGGACGCTGCGGATTCCCGTGCGCTCGCTCTCCTCGACGGTTCCGTCGACGCTGATGAGATGGACGAGGAGCGCCGCGACCGCGAGCCGATGGTCGTCGGGGGCGAAGGCGCGGTCCTGATCGGCCGTGATCTCGTGGAGGTAGTCGCGGATCGCCTTGAACATGGATACTCCTGGGCCCCGTAGGCCGCCGGGGCCTACAGAGCCGCCGGTAACGACGCAAACGCTCGGGAGTTCCTCTCGGTCCACCCCGATCATGGACCATGGAAAGTTCCCGGGCCGCGGTCAATCGTCACGGTGACGGCGGCCCGCTTCCCCGCAGGGCCGTGGCCGGCCGGCCACGGCGTCAGGCGTAGCGCCGGGCCGCCTCGACAGCGAGACCGAGGCCGACGGAGCCGAACGTATCACCTTCGACCACGCGGGCCTCGGGAAGGGCGGCGAGGATCGCCGCGCGCACCGGCGCGAGCTTGGTCGAGCCGCCCGTGAGGAAGACCGCGTCGATCGCCTCCGCCGCGACGCCCGCCTGCGCGAGACAGGCCGAAACCTTGGCGCCGATGCGGACGGCGAGGTCCCCCGTGTGGCGGGCGAGGCCCGCACGGTCGAGCGCGGCCGAGAGGCCGGTCTCGACCCAGGCGAGCGGGATCGCCTGGGGTTCCTGCTCGGAGAGGCCGATCTTCGCGCCTTCGACCTCCATCGCGAGGGTGTGGCCGCGCTCCTCCTCGACGACGCGGATGAGCCGTTCGATCAGCCGCGGCTCGGCCGCCTCGCGGCGCACGGTGCGCAGCTCCGCGAGCAGCCCAGGCCGGTAGAGCCGGTTGATCGCCGACCAGGTGGCGAGATCGACATAATAGCCGCTCGGGATGTCGCGGCCCGGCCGGGTGGTCGCCGAGCGGTAGCCGAGGAGGGGCATGACAACGCCGAGGCTGAGGACGCGGTCCATGTCCGTGCCGCCGATGCGCACGCCCTCGTTGGCGAGGATGTCCTCGCCGCGCTCGGTCCGCCGGTGGCGCTCGGGGCTCAGGCGGACGATCGAGAAGTCCGACGTGCCGCCGCCGATGTCGGCGATGAGGGCGAGCTCTTCGGTCCCGACCTGCCGCTCGTAATCGAGCGCGGCGGCGATCGGCTCGTATTGGAACGAGATCTCCTTGAACCCGATCGAGCGGGCGATCTCGGCGAGCGTGTCCTCGGCCTTGCGATCGCCCTCCGCATCGTCGTCGACGAAGAAGACGGGGCGGCCGTGCACGACGCGCTCGATCGGCCCGCCGGCGGCCCGCTCGCCGCGCGCCTTCACCTCGGCGAGATAATCCGCGATCACCGCCCGGAACGGCACGCGGCGGCGGCCGATCGGCGTCGCCTCGTCGATGAGGGCGCTGCCGAGCACGGATTTCAGGCTGCGCATGAGGCGGCCTTCCTCGCCGCCGACATAAGCGCCCATGGCTGCCCGGCCTATCTGCGGGGCCTCCGCGGGGGGATAGAACACCGCGCTCGGGATCGTCACCGCTTCGCCTTCGAGGGGTGCGAGCGCGACCGCCCCCTCGGCTCCGACGAGGCCGAGCGTCGTGTTCGATGTGCCGAAATCGAGGCCGCAGGCGTGAACATCGCCGTGAAGGCGGGCGCGCGGGGCGCCTCGACCGGCGGAAGCGTCGAGCAGGGTGGACATGAGCGATCTCCGAGGGGCCGCTTCGGTACAGGCTCGCGGCCGCCGGATCAACCCTTCTGACGCCCCTCTTGGTCGGAGACAGCGCCTCTTGTCGTCCGCCGCTCTTTCGCCGCGCGGGTGCATTGATTATGTGAGGGCGACCTTCTCCCACCGGGCGCCCGGCGCGCCCGGCCCCCCGAATTGCCTGGAGGAACGACGCGATGTCGGCCACCGCTTCCCCGTCCGCAGCTCCCACGTCGGCTGCCGCGCCCGCCCGCATTCCGGTGACCGTGCTCACCGGCTTCCTCGGCGCCGGCAAGACGACGCTCCTCAACCGCATCCTCACCGAGGACCACGGCAAGCGCTATGCCGTGATCGTCAACGAGTTCGGCGAGATCGGCATCGACGCGGAGCTGCTCGTCGATACCGACGAAGAAGTGTTCGAGATGAACAACGGCTGCATCTGTTGCACCGTGCGCGGCGACCTCATCCGCACCGTCGAGAACCTCCTGAAGCGGCGCGGCAGCTTCGACGCGATCCTGGTCGAGACCACCGGCCTCGCCGATCCCGCCCCCGTCGCCCAGACCTTCTTCATGGACGAGACGGTGCGTGCCGCCGCCGCGCTCGATTCGGTCGTCGCCGTCGCCGACGCCAAGCACCTCGCCCTGCGCCTGGGCGACACCGCGGAAGCGGCCGGCCAGATCGCCTTCGCCGACATCGTGGTGCTCAACAAGTCTGACCTCGTGACCCCGGACGAACTCGCCGCCGTCGAGGCGCGCATCCGCGCCATCAACCCGTTCGCCACCATCCACCGCACCGAGCGCTGCGCCCTTCCGCTCGGCTCGGTGCTCGACCGCGGCTCGTTCGATCTCGACCGCATCCTGAGCCTCGATCCCGAATTCCTGGAGATCGACGAGC includes:
- a CDS encoding tellurite resistance TerB family protein; the encoded protein is MFKAIRDYLHEITADQDRAFAPDDHRLAVAALLVHLISVDGTVEESERTGIRSVLSKQYGLTEEETDRLVEQAKRADDEAVDLYGFTSVLKRALDDEGRRHVVEMMWEAVFADGVATEFEENTVWRVAELLGVSTRDRVTLRKQVAHRHEGEDHGGADGEGH
- a CDS encoding Hsp70 family protein yields the protein MSTLLDASAGRGAPRARLHGDVHACGLDFGTSNTTLGLVGAEGAVALAPLEGEAVTIPSAVFYPPAEAPQIGRAAMGAYVGGEEGRLMRSLKSVLGSALIDEATPIGRRRVPFRAVIADYLAEVKARGERAAGGPIERVVHGRPVFFVDDDAEGDRKAEDTLAEIARSIGFKEISFQYEPIAAALDYERQVGTEELALIADIGGGTSDFSIVRLSPERHRRTERGEDILANEGVRIGGTDMDRVLSLGVVMPLLGYRSATTRPGRDIPSGYYVDLATWSAINRLYRPGLLAELRTVRREAAEPRLIERLIRVVEEERGHTLAMEVEGAKIGLSEQEPQAIPLAWVETGLSAALDRAGLARHTGDLAVRIGAKVSACLAQAGVAAEAIDAVFLTGGSTKLAPVRAAILAALPEARVVEGDTFGSVGLGLAVEAARRYA
- a CDS encoding CobW family GTP-binding protein; this encodes MSATASPSAAPTSAAAPARIPVTVLTGFLGAGKTTLLNRILTEDHGKRYAVIVNEFGEIGIDAELLVDTDEEVFEMNNGCICCTVRGDLIRTVENLLKRRGSFDAILVETTGLADPAPVAQTFFMDETVRAAAALDSVVAVADAKHLALRLGDTAEAAGQIAFADIVVLNKSDLVTPDELAAVEARIRAINPFATIHRTERCALPLGSVLDRGSFDLDRILSLDPEFLEIDEHDHDHACGPDCDHDHHHHGHDHHHHHHHDHIEEAGISSVSLAGGALDPDRFFRWIQDTTQKDGPNILRLKGIIAFRDDPQRYVIQGVHMIIEGDHQRDWREGETRQSRLVFIGRDLDRQKLEAGFAACAAQQN